A DNA window from Theobroma cacao cultivar B97-61/B2 chromosome 5, Criollo_cocoa_genome_V2, whole genome shotgun sequence contains the following coding sequences:
- the LOC18598466 gene encoding VQ motif-containing protein 8, chloroplastic, translating to MSSSNDTGERNTTRRRDQLQGPRPAPLKVCNSSSKMKKSSHPDRSKINPVVIYLRSPKIIHVRPEEFMSLVQSLTGKDPTSIQSYPSSPSASSCDLAADESMSKRSHNLFDAEIMKPFNEVDFGDQFLGMSPTWLRFLARV from the coding sequence ATGAGTTCTTCAAATGATACTGGTGAAAGGAACACCACCAGAAGAAGAGATCAACTGCAAGGTCCAAGACCTGCTCCTTTGAAAGTTTGCAACTCTTcgtcaaagatgaagaaatcATCACATCCGGACCGAAGCAAGATTAATCCTGTTGTAATCTATCTCAGGTCACCAAAGATTATCCATGTAAGGCCGGAGGAATTCATGAGCCTCGTGCAAAGCCTAACGGGGAAGGACCCAACGAGTATTCAATCTTATCCCTCATCGCCGTCAGCCTCTTCTTGTGACTTGGCAGCGGATGAATCCATGAGTAAGAGATCACATAATTTGTTTGATGCAGAAATAATGAAGCCTTTCAATGAGGTTGATTTTGGTGATCAATTTCTGGGAATGTCTCCAACTTGGCTGCGTTTCTTAGCTCGTGTATAG